One genomic window of Trichlorobacter lovleyi includes the following:
- a CDS encoding ABC transporter permease, with translation MTAYLLRRIAMLVPLMLGITLITFTVIHLAPGEPVDMQMAMNPKVGKEARERLTKFYGLDKPLPEQYFTWLGRLARLDLGRSFSSDNRPVLDKIKERLPITLSLNLVALIIEFGLAIPIGVLAAVKRDTILDKGITVVVFLGFAVPTFWLALLLMYFFGVKLNWLPISGLHTLGYESYSWLGRLWDLTKHLVLPICVASFGSFAGVSRYMRSAMLQVIGQDYITTARAKGLSERVVIWKHALRNALLPLITLLGFSIPGLIGGSVIFETIFAIPGMGQLFYQGVMSRDYPVVMGILVIGAFLTLLGNLIADISYALADPRIRQQ, from the coding sequence ATGACAGCCTATCTGCTCAGACGTATAGCCATGCTGGTGCCGTTGATGCTGGGGATTACCCTGATCACCTTTACGGTAATCCATCTGGCGCCGGGGGAACCGGTGGATATGCAGATGGCCATGAATCCAAAGGTAGGCAAAGAGGCCAGAGAACGGCTGACCAAGTTCTATGGCCTGGATAAACCGCTCCCTGAACAGTACTTCACCTGGTTGGGCAGGCTTGCCCGTCTTGATCTGGGCCGTTCCTTTTCCAGTGACAACCGGCCGGTGCTGGACAAGATCAAGGAACGCCTGCCGATTACCCTTTCGCTCAATCTGGTGGCCCTGATAATTGAGTTTGGTCTTGCCATTCCGATCGGGGTGCTGGCTGCGGTAAAAAGGGATACAATTCTTGACAAGGGGATCACCGTTGTTGTGTTTCTGGGATTCGCGGTACCCACCTTCTGGTTGGCCCTGCTGCTCATGTATTTTTTTGGCGTCAAACTGAACTGGCTGCCGATCTCCGGCCTGCATACGCTGGGGTATGAATCATACAGCTGGCTTGGACGGCTCTGGGATCTTACCAAACATCTTGTCCTGCCGATCTGTGTGGCTTCATTCGGTTCCTTTGCCGGTGTTTCACGTTACATGCGTTCAGCCATGCTGCAGGTGATAGGTCAGGACTATATCACCACAGCACGGGCCAAGGGGCTGTCTGAGCGGGTTGTCATCTGGAAACATGCCTTGCGCAATGCCCTCCTGCCGCTGATCACCCTGCTGGGGTTTTCCATTCCGGGACTGATCGGTGGCAGTGTCATATTTGAAACCATCTTTGCCATCCCCGGCATGGGGCAGCTTTTCTATCAGGGGGTTATGTCGCGGGACTATCCGGTGGTAATGGGTATACTGGTCATTGGTGCTTTTCTGACCCTGCTGGGCAACCTGATAGCCGATATCAGCTATGCGCTGGCAGATCCGCGAATCAGACAACAATGA
- a CDS encoding class I SAM-dependent DNA methyltransferase yields the protein MSQQLRDFNAVASRWDQEPRRVLLASAVSEAIIRNARPNQTMRVLDFGAGTGLVTLALAPLVQEMVAADSSQGMLEQLGAKLADAGITNVLPFQLEHAGPVTLPGPFDLIVSSMTMHHIADPGTLFEVFHAAMRSGGQLCIADLESEDGSFHDDPTGIYHNGFSVAEMEGYFRNAGFANVRTIQVMSVKKGREGAIREYPVNLTLGVA from the coding sequence ATGAGCCAACAACTACGTGATTTTAATGCTGTGGCGTCACGATGGGATCAGGAGCCCCGCCGTGTCCTGCTGGCCTCTGCCGTCAGTGAGGCAATCATCAGGAATGCGAGGCCGAATCAGACGATGCGGGTGCTTGATTTTGGTGCCGGCACCGGTCTGGTGACACTTGCCCTTGCACCGCTGGTGCAGGAGATGGTGGCAGCAGACAGTTCTCAAGGGATGCTTGAACAGTTAGGTGCAAAACTGGCTGATGCCGGCATAACAAACGTCCTCCCGTTTCAACTTGAGCATGCCGGGCCGGTTACCCTGCCGGGTCCATTTGATCTGATTGTCAGCAGTATGACCATGCACCATATTGCCGACCCGGGCACGCTGTTTGAAGTCTTCCACGCGGCCATGCGCAGTGGCGGACAACTCTGTATTGCAGACCTGGAGTCGGAAGACGGCAGTTTCCATGATGATCCAACCGGCATATATCACAATGGTTTCAGTGTTGCTGAGATGGAAGGCTATTTCAGAAATGCCGGATTTGCAAATGTCAGGACGATCCAGGTTATGTCGGTCAAGAAGGGCAGGGAGGGAGCCATCAGGGAGTACCCCGTTAATTTAACGCTTGGAGTGGCATAA
- a CDS encoding helix-hairpin-helix domain-containing protein, which yields MYLQRGAITLIAAVMALMLCAQGRQAGNDSGLTALSAGQSGSIVVQVSGDVAHPGIYRVDGKKMTIDAIIMAVPLCAVLLVPSDDLLSMPIQTGKVIHLVCKTRENRGLVSVSSMKASQLLTLGLPLDLTTMSQADFELLPGIGPALAYRIVEFRQKNGDSLMFDDLLQVDGIGEKKLKQLYPYFNHSISK from the coding sequence TTGTATCTCCAACGTGGCGCCATTACCCTGATTGCAGCGGTAATGGCGCTGATGTTATGTGCCCAGGGCCGTCAGGCCGGAAACGATTCCGGTCTGACGGCCCTTTCTGCTGGACAGTCCGGCAGCATTGTGGTGCAGGTTTCCGGAGATGTTGCCCATCCGGGGATATATCGGGTTGATGGCAAAAAAATGACGATTGACGCCATAATTATGGCGGTTCCGCTGTGTGCCGTGCTCCTGGTTCCTTCTGATGATCTGCTCTCAATGCCCATTCAGACTGGTAAAGTAATTCATCTGGTATGCAAAACCAGAGAAAATAGGGGGTTAGTCAGTGTATCAAGCATGAAAGCCAGTCAACTCCTGACACTCGGCCTGCCACTTGACCTGACTACGATGTCCCAGGCAGATTTTGAGTTACTCCCCGGGATTGGACCGGCCCTGGCGTACCGTATTGTTGAATTTCGTCAAAAAAATGGCGATTCTTTAATGTTTGATGATCTGCTTCAGGTGGACGGGATAGGTGAAAAGAAGTTGAAGCAGCTTTATCCCTATTTTAACCATTCAATATCAAAATAG
- the cimA gene encoding citramalate synthase, producing MSLVKLYDTTLRDGTQAEDISFLVEDKIRIAHKLDELGVHYIEGGWPGSNPKDVAFFKDIKKEKLHQAKIAAFGSTRRAKTTPANDHNIKTLIAAEPDVITIFGKTWDFHVREALRISLEENLELINDSLVFLKQNVAEVFYDAEHFFDGYKANPEYAIKTLKAAEDAGVDCIILCDTNGGSMPYEVADIIAKVRKQIKTPLGIHTHNDGECAVANSIVAVDQGIVQVQGTINGFGERCGNANLCSIIPAIKLKLKKDCISDEQLRHLREVSNYIFELANLSPDKHLAYVGKSAFAHKGGVHVSAIQRHPETYEHIRPELVGNSTRVLVSDLSGKSNILAKAEEFQINLDSKDPVTQEILEEIKEMENRGFQFEGAEASFELMMKKALGTHKKFFQVMGFRVIDEKRTDDQKPTSEATVMIKVGGKIEHTAAEGHGPVNALDNALRKALEKFYPKLKEVKLHDYKVRVLPAGQGTASSIRVLIELGDKTSRWGTVGVSDNIIDASYQALIDGIDFKLHHEESV from the coding sequence ATGAGCCTGGTTAAACTGTACGATACAACGCTGCGTGATGGAACGCAGGCTGAGGATATTTCGTTTCTGGTTGAGGATAAAATCAGGATTGCGCACAAGCTGGATGAGCTTGGCGTTCATTATATTGAAGGAGGCTGGCCCGGCAGCAACCCCAAGGATGTCGCGTTCTTTAAGGACATCAAAAAGGAAAAACTGCACCAGGCCAAGATTGCCGCCTTTGGCTCTACCCGCCGCGCAAAAACCACTCCGGCCAATGACCATAATATCAAGACCCTGATTGCTGCAGAGCCGGATGTCATTACCATCTTCGGCAAGACCTGGGACTTCCATGTGCGTGAAGCGCTGCGAATATCGCTGGAGGAAAATCTTGAACTGATCAACGATTCTCTGGTTTTTTTGAAGCAGAACGTGGCGGAGGTTTTCTACGATGCCGAGCATTTCTTTGACGGTTACAAGGCCAATCCCGAGTATGCCATCAAGACCTTGAAGGCTGCGGAAGATGCCGGGGTTGATTGCATCATTCTGTGTGATACCAACGGCGGTTCAATGCCTTATGAAGTGGCTGATATTATCGCGAAGGTCAGGAAGCAGATCAAGACGCCGCTTGGAATTCACACCCATAACGACGGTGAGTGTGCGGTTGCCAATTCAATTGTGGCGGTCGACCAGGGTATTGTGCAGGTACAGGGGACTATCAACGGCTTTGGCGAGCGCTGTGGCAATGCCAACCTCTGCTCCATCATCCCTGCCATTAAGCTTAAGCTTAAAAAGGACTGTATCAGTGATGAGCAACTGCGTCATCTACGTGAAGTCTCAAACTATATCTTTGAGTTGGCCAACCTTTCTCCTGACAAACACCTGGCCTACGTGGGCAAGTCTGCCTTCGCCCATAAAGGCGGGGTGCATGTCAGTGCCATCCAGCGTCATCCTGAAACCTACGAACATATCCGCCCAGAGCTTGTCGGCAACAGCACCCGGGTACTGGTCTCTGACCTGTCCGGCAAGTCCAACATCCTGGCCAAGGCAGAAGAATTCCAGATCAACCTGGATAGCAAAGATCCGGTTACCCAAGAAATCCTTGAGGAGATCAAGGAGATGGAGAATCGCGGCTTCCAGTTTGAAGGAGCCGAGGCCTCCTTTGAGTTGATGATGAAAAAGGCCTTGGGTACCCATAAGAAGTTTTTCCAGGTTATGGGTTTCAGAGTGATTGATGAAAAACGGACCGACGACCAGAAGCCAACCTCAGAAGCAACCGTCATGATCAAAGTGGGCGGCAAGATCGAGCATACTGCGGCTGAGGGGCATGGACCGGTCAATGCGCTGGATAATGCCTTGCGCAAAGCCCTGGAAAAGTTTTACCCCAAGCTGAAAGAGGTCAAGCTGCATGACTATAAGGTTCGGGTGCTGCCGGCCGGTCAGGGGACTGCATCGTCCATCCGGGTTCTGATTGAGCTGGGTGATAAAACCAGCCGCTGGGGTACGGTCGGGGTGTCTGACAATATTATTGATGCCTCGTACCAGGCCTTGATTGATGGCATAGACTTCAAGTTGCACCATGAGGAGTCGGTATAA
- a CDS encoding XTP/dITP diphosphatase has protein sequence MMQLLVATRNRGKIKEIKALLDGLVEEVICAADLPDLPETVEDGATFAENALKKAREASKATGLAVLADDSGLVVDGLNGRPGVYSARFAGADATDTANNLKLLQEIAGLSQPERSAAFVCSMAYVSPDGVERLFEGRVAGTIIDQPRGEHGFGYDPLFLVNGYQQTMAELPLEEKNRISHRGQALQAFKNFLGGV, from the coding sequence ATGATGCAGTTGCTGGTTGCCACCCGGAATCGGGGCAAGATCAAGGAGATCAAGGCTCTGCTGGACGGTCTGGTGGAAGAGGTTATCTGTGCTGCTGATCTGCCGGACCTGCCGGAAACGGTTGAAGATGGTGCCACCTTTGCTGAAAATGCCCTGAAAAAGGCCCGCGAAGCCAGCAAGGCAACCGGGCTTGCCGTTCTGGCAGATGACTCGGGACTGGTGGTGGATGGCCTTAACGGCCGCCCCGGTGTCTACTCTGCCCGCTTTGCAGGAGCTGATGCAACTGACACTGCCAATAACCTCAAGCTGTTGCAGGAAATAGCCGGTCTGTCTCAACCTGAGCGCAGTGCTGCCTTTGTCTGCAGTATGGCCTATGTCAGCCCGGATGGTGTTGAACGACTGTTTGAAGGTAGAGTGGCAGGAACGATTATTGATCAGCCCAGGGGAGAGCACGGTTTTGGCTATGATCCGCTTTTTCTGGTTAATGGGTATCAGCAGACCATGGCAGAACTCCCGCTTGAGGAGAAAAACCGGATCAGCCACCGCGGCCAGGCCCTGCAGGCCTTTAAAAACTTCCTTGGCGGCGTATAG
- the opp4C gene encoding oligopeptide ABC transporter permease, whose translation MTAFKTSFIAAVFWPRLKRNRMAMGGLLVVLLLFVISFLAPFLTPYDPSAINAWDVLQPPSWNHWFGTDELGRDVLTRVLYGARISLKVGFVAIGIAVLLGSAVGLVAGYYGGWVDSLLMRCVDIMLCFPSFFLILAVIAFLNPSIWIIMAVIGLTGWMGVARLVRAEVLTIREMDYILAARCIGCSDLRIILRHILPNALSPVLVAATLGVAGAILTESALSFLGIGVQPPTPSWGNILTSGKDYIEFAWWLSLFPGQAILITVLAYNLLGEGIRDALDPRTSR comes from the coding sequence ATGACGGCATTCAAGACCTCATTCATCGCAGCAGTTTTCTGGCCGCGCCTCAAACGTAACCGGATGGCCATGGGGGGGCTGCTGGTAGTGCTGCTGCTGTTTGTAATCTCGTTTTTAGCCCCTTTTCTGACCCCTTATGATCCCTCTGCAATCAATGCCTGGGATGTCTTGCAGCCCCCTTCCTGGAACCACTGGTTCGGCACTGATGAGCTGGGTCGTGATGTGCTGACCCGGGTTCTGTACGGGGCCAGGATTTCGCTGAAGGTCGGTTTTGTGGCCATTGGCATTGCGGTACTGCTCGGTTCGGCAGTGGGGCTGGTCGCCGGGTATTATGGCGGCTGGGTGGACAGCCTGTTGATGCGCTGTGTTGATATCATGCTCTGCTTCCCCTCATTCTTTCTGATCCTTGCGGTTATCGCGTTTTTGAACCCCTCGATCTGGATCATCATGGCCGTGATCGGTCTGACCGGTTGGATGGGGGTGGCCCGTCTGGTGCGGGCCGAGGTCCTGACGATTCGAGAGATGGACTACATCCTGGCTGCCCGCTGCATCGGCTGTTCCGACCTGCGGATTATCCTGCGCCATATCCTGCCTAACGCCCTGTCACCGGTGTTGGTGGCAGCCACCCTGGGGGTTGCCGGGGCGATTCTGACTGAGTCTGCACTCTCATTTCTGGGAATCGGGGTCCAGCCTCCTACCCCCAGTTGGGGTAACATTTTGACTTCGGGGAAAGACTATATCGAGTTTGCCTGGTGGCTTTCCCTGTTTCCCGGTCAGGCAATCCTGATTACGGTACTTGCCTATAACCTGCTGGGGGAGGGGATCCGTGATGCCCTTGACCCGCGTACTTCCCGCTAA
- a CDS encoding TIGR03768 family metallophosphoesterase, producing MASNDPTMSGAVTRRDFVKYSAGTVACMYLTTLHIGCSSSTEQVVQWPISNTVYTTAEHQILPVPVAAGAPLIAPKELARYSQYNYSSWTVGPGLPWTVWETIATKAPNAALLLSFFTITDVHIADKESPAQPLYYEWSKPAGSTTMNSSAYSPVILASTHLLDAAVQTINALHKKSPLDFGISLGDACNNTQYNELRWYIDVLDGKVITPSSGDHAGAGFIDYQKPFKAYGLDRSIPWYQVLGNHDQFWMGSCYESPMFQAAHISSTILTTNNSTSPCQSMGTGDFYSGVIDGSDPLGPVIFSGPKTDYAVPPTVTADPDRRSLSTSVSSSQNWVREFFATTSTPMGHGFNLVAANPNINLVPVSDRASFACYSFVPKANIPIKVIVLDDTCKGTGQPNYAGGALDQIRLDWLKSELQAGQDNNQLMIIAAHIPFNVYTNLVTDPSQVALNPERMHLFLPVPFSVVNDYPTSSGTPQSLLDILQGYPNLIMWIAGHRHMNTVTPQIHPTDPTRSFWEVETSSLRDFPQQFRTFRIYRNTNNTVSIIITNVDPAVSTASPATTSRGNAIATARITGNVPMSDTTSHSINAELVVQLTPTMQSVIANAGTPV from the coding sequence ATGGCAAGCAACGATCCAACGATGTCCGGTGCGGTAACACGGCGGGATTTTGTGAAATATTCAGCCGGAACGGTTGCCTGCATGTATCTGACGACGCTGCATATCGGATGCAGCAGCAGCACGGAACAGGTTGTCCAATGGCCGATCTCGAACACGGTCTATACAACTGCAGAACATCAGATACTCCCGGTTCCGGTGGCGGCAGGCGCTCCACTGATTGCCCCCAAAGAGCTGGCACGCTACAGCCAGTATAACTATAGCTCATGGACCGTCGGGCCGGGGCTGCCTTGGACGGTGTGGGAAACCATTGCCACCAAAGCACCGAATGCTGCGTTGCTGCTGTCGTTTTTTACCATAACCGACGTGCATATCGCAGACAAGGAATCGCCAGCCCAGCCGCTGTACTACGAATGGAGTAAGCCCGCAGGTTCAACAACGATGAATTCGTCGGCCTATTCACCGGTTATTCTGGCATCAACCCATCTGCTTGATGCTGCCGTTCAGACCATCAATGCACTACATAAAAAATCGCCGCTTGACTTCGGAATTTCCCTTGGCGACGCCTGTAACAACACCCAGTATAACGAGCTGAGGTGGTATATTGACGTGCTTGACGGCAAGGTTATCACCCCCAGTTCCGGCGACCATGCCGGAGCCGGATTTATTGATTATCAGAAACCGTTTAAGGCCTACGGACTCGACAGGTCAATTCCCTGGTATCAGGTGCTGGGGAATCATGATCAGTTCTGGATGGGGTCCTGTTATGAAAGCCCAATGTTTCAGGCCGCTCATATCTCCAGTACCATACTAACTACAAACAACTCGACGTCGCCATGTCAGAGCATGGGTACAGGTGATTTTTATTCGGGGGTAATTGATGGCTCTGATCCCCTGGGGCCGGTTATTTTCTCAGGACCCAAAACTGATTATGCAGTGCCACCGACTGTTACAGCCGACCCTGATCGCCGTTCGCTTTCAACCTCCGTGTCTTCAAGTCAAAACTGGGTCCGGGAGTTTTTTGCCACCACATCAACCCCGATGGGGCATGGCTTTAATCTGGTTGCAGCCAACCCGAATATTAACCTGGTTCCAGTCAGCGATAGAGCCAGCTTTGCCTGCTACAGCTTTGTGCCCAAGGCAAACATACCGATCAAGGTGATTGTGCTGGATGATACCTGCAAGGGGACTGGCCAGCCAAACTACGCCGGAGGCGCTCTTGACCAGATCCGCCTGGACTGGCTCAAAAGTGAGCTGCAGGCCGGTCAGGACAATAACCAGTTGATGATCATTGCCGCCCATATTCCGTTTAACGTGTACACAAATCTGGTGACTGATCCATCCCAGGTTGCCTTAAATCCTGAACGTATGCATCTGTTTCTCCCGGTCCCCTTTTCCGTTGTTAATGATTATCCAACATCAAGTGGCACTCCTCAATCACTGCTTGACATACTTCAGGGCTATCCGAACCTGATCATGTGGATTGCCGGGCACCGCCATATGAACACCGTCACGCCGCAGATTCACCCCACTGATCCAACCCGCAGCTTCTGGGAGGTCGAGACCTCATCACTGCGGGATTTTCCGCAGCAGTTCCGTACCTTCAGGATCTACCGCAATACCAACAACACCGTCTCAATTATTATTACCAATGTTGATCCTGCGGTATCAACTGCATCTCCGGCAACAACCTCGCGGGGTAACGCCATTGCCACGGCGCGGATCACCGGAAATGTTCCGATGAGTGATACAACCTCTCACTCGATAAATGCAGAACTGGTGGTACAATTGACGCCAACAATGCAGTCAGTCATCGCCAACGCAGGCACACCGGTATAA
- the preA gene encoding NAD-dependent dihydropyrimidine dehydrogenase subunit PreA has protein sequence MPVVLSSSYLGVVFRNPFVLASAPPTATADMVRRAFEAGWGGAVIKTLIREPVHNLPNRFAAIRHGNRITGFENLELLSEQTPDEWYRAIRCIKADFPDCPIIGSIMGAANSPDEWLSLALGCQDAGADLLELNFSCPHGYPERGRGAAIGQNPDYAAQITRWLTGSKEISIPVIPKLTAAVANIQHIAEELALAGAHGFCAINTIPSFFGFDLSTLRPKPDIGGKTSYGGYSGPGIKPIALRAVSELCQSPGLPVMASGGIANGFDAVEFMLLGAPVVQVATEVMLRGFGVIDRMQQELREFMTWHDFTAPVDFVGLCRDAATSFKKLPAGTMVPPRLLADRCTHCGACFTACRDGGYQAISWNKGLPQIDPAVCKSCSLCSHVCPAGALQMQSCCS, from the coding sequence ATGCCTGTTGTTCTGAGTTCCAGCTATTTGGGAGTAGTCTTCCGGAATCCATTTGTGCTGGCCTCGGCCCCACCCACTGCCACCGCTGACATGGTGCGGCGTGCCTTTGAAGCAGGGTGGGGCGGGGCCGTGATCAAGACCCTGATTCGTGAACCGGTACACAACCTGCCCAACCGTTTTGCTGCAATCAGGCATGGTAATCGGATCACCGGTTTTGAAAACCTGGAACTGCTGAGTGAACAGACACCGGATGAGTGGTATCGGGCCATCCGGTGCATCAAGGCTGATTTTCCCGATTGTCCGATCATCGGCAGTATTATGGGGGCTGCCAATTCACCGGATGAGTGGCTCTCCCTTGCCCTGGGCTGTCAGGATGCCGGGGCAGACCTGCTGGAGCTGAATTTTTCCTGCCCCCACGGTTACCCGGAACGGGGCCGTGGGGCGGCCATCGGCCAGAATCCGGACTATGCGGCACAGATCACCCGTTGGTTAACAGGCAGCAAAGAGATCAGCATTCCGGTGATTCCCAAACTGACTGCCGCTGTAGCCAACATCCAGCATATTGCAGAAGAGCTGGCCCTGGCCGGTGCTCACGGGTTCTGTGCCATCAATACCATTCCCTCATTCTTTGGCTTTGATCTGAGCACCTTGCGGCCAAAACCTGATATCGGCGGTAAAACCAGCTATGGCGGTTATTCCGGTCCGGGTATCAAGCCGATTGCCCTGCGGGCGGTCAGTGAACTCTGTCAGTCACCCGGTTTGCCGGTCATGGCCAGCGGTGGAATAGCAAACGGCTTTGACGCCGTGGAGTTCATGCTCTTGGGCGCCCCTGTCGTGCAGGTGGCCACCGAAGTAATGCTCCGCGGTTTTGGCGTAATTGACAGGATGCAACAGGAACTGCGGGAGTTCATGACATGGCATGATTTTACCGCTCCGGTTGATTTTGTCGGGCTCTGTCGAGATGCGGCCACCAGTTTCAAAAAGTTGCCTGCTGGCACGATGGTTCCTCCAAGACTGCTGGCTGATCGTTGCACTCACTGCGGCGCCTGCTTTACCGCCTGCCGTGACGGAGGTTACCAGGCCATCAGCTGGAACAAAGGGCTGCCGCAGATTGATCCGGCTGTCTGCAAGAGCTGTTCACTCTGCAGCCATGTCTGCCCGGCCGGGGCGTTGCAGATGCAGAGTTGCTGCAGTTAG
- a CDS encoding HDOD domain-containing protein — translation MSQVALPETVRKLLASQPIELPIFHPVALKLQRMLSDYDFTVDEVAQVANEDQSLASQMLKMANSPMYMGRTKVATIKEAVIRLGAQQVINIAIAASQASAHASENPALDAYMKELWLHSHGSALGARWLAHNCGMRGIADEIYLAALLHDVGKLYLLKAIERLVKAGVISSMFDDDLIMEIFDAMHVEQGYRLMQHWNFPSMYCDVIRDHHLEEWDPVNKMLAIVRFVNLTCHRVGLGLIKEPDLALQLTLEAEVLDIGELQIAELESLLIETRETEF, via the coding sequence ATGTCCCAGGTAGCATTGCCTGAAACAGTCAGGAAATTACTGGCTTCTCAACCGATCGAGCTGCCGATCTTCCATCCAGTGGCGCTGAAGCTGCAGCGTATGCTGTCAGACTATGACTTTACCGTTGATGAAGTGGCCCAGGTGGCGAACGAAGATCAGTCGCTGGCCAGTCAGATGCTGAAGATGGCCAACTCGCCGATGTACATGGGGCGTACCAAGGTCGCCACCATCAAAGAAGCAGTAATCCGACTTGGTGCCCAGCAGGTGATCAATATAGCCATTGCCGCTTCGCAGGCCTCTGCCCATGCCTCTGAAAATCCGGCTTTGGATGCCTACATGAAAGAACTCTGGCTGCACAGCCACGGTTCAGCCCTGGGAGCCCGCTGGCTGGCACACAACTGCGGTATGCGCGGCATCGCAGATGAGATCTATCTGGCTGCCCTGCTGCATGATGTGGGCAAGCTCTACCTGCTCAAGGCAATTGAGCGTCTGGTCAAGGCAGGTGTCATCAGTTCCATGTTTGATGACGACCTGATCATGGAAATCTTTGATGCGATGCATGTCGAGCAGGGCTACCGTCTGATGCAACACTGGAATTTCCCCTCCATGTATTGCGATGTCATCAGGGATCATCATCTTGAAGAGTGGGATCCGGTCAATAAAATGCTGGCCATTGTTCGCTTTGTTAACCTCACCTGCCACAGGGTTGGACTGGGGTTGATAAAAGAACCGGATCTGGCCCTGCAGCTGACCCTGGAGGCGGAGGTGCTTGATATTGGTGAGCTGCAGATTGCAGAGCTTGAGTCACTTCTGATTGAGACACGCGAGACAGAGTTTTAG
- the rph gene encoding ribonuclease PH — protein MPREGRGLSDLRPITMTRHFIKHPEGAVLVEFGDTRVICTASVEESVPPFLRGKGTGWVTAEYSMLPRATHTRSSREAAKGKQSGRTLEIQRLIGRSLRAVTDMAKLGERTIYLDCDVIQADGGTRTASITGAYVALVDAVSSLLAQGKIAENPLKEAVAAVSVGIVDSQAVLDLDYQEDSSAEVDMNFVMTSSGRFVEVQGTAEAEPFTLEQMDAMRTLAMAGINQLFAHQQEALAR, from the coding sequence ATGCCAAGAGAAGGACGGGGACTGTCAGACCTGCGCCCCATAACAATGACACGTCACTTTATCAAGCATCCTGAAGGTGCTGTGCTGGTTGAGTTTGGCGATACCCGTGTGATTTGCACGGCCTCAGTGGAAGAGTCGGTTCCACCGTTTTTGCGTGGTAAAGGTACCGGTTGGGTTACCGCTGAATACTCCATGTTGCCCCGTGCAACCCATACCCGCTCTTCCCGTGAGGCTGCCAAGGGCAAGCAGAGTGGCCGCACCCTTGAAATTCAACGTCTGATCGGACGTTCACTGCGGGCTGTAACCGACATGGCCAAGCTTGGCGAGCGCACCATTTATCTGGATTGCGATGTGATTCAGGCTGATGGCGGTACCCGTACCGCTTCAATTACCGGTGCCTATGTGGCTCTGGTTGATGCGGTTTCTTCGCTACTTGCCCAGGGTAAGATTGCCGAGAACCCCCTGAAAGAGGCCGTTGCCGCGGTCAGTGTGGGGATCGTTGACAGTCAGGCCGTGCTTGATCTTGACTATCAGGAGGACTCCAGCGCCGAAGTGGATATGAACTTTGTCATGACCTCATCCGGTCGTTTTGTGGAGGTGCAGGGTACTGCCGAGGCTGAGCCGTTTACCCTGGAGCAGATGGATGCCATGCGTACCCTGGCCATGGCAGGCATTAACCAGCTGTTTGCGCATCAGCAAGAGGCCTTGGCACGATGA